One part of the Leucobacter triazinivorans genome encodes these proteins:
- a CDS encoding sugar ABC transporter substrate-binding protein — translation MDRRTRTARLRGISAAAIAVGLALTGCASTGGADATGTDGGTDATAVSYRAADGSCDAAPREGVAFDEAETLIESFRQQADSLLQTEPLPAAIPEGTTVAFLNNDTPVASLMYENMVLAAEAAGVELQNVSTGTDAQSINSALNSVVESDPDILISTSVDAVFFQDQLTQLQEQGTSIVYASQMNAEEYGLDDTLGGYNGSLVNGELLAASAIAFTCGTGTDFVYYNIPELSFSAVVQGALEEKLAELCADCTLRVVDISILESSPADAIVSDLQANPDTDFFVTTGDQFQIGLQEKAELAGLTNAVGLGQGSLPQNIQQTVDGQQIAAHAVDFSMFMWALLDEGLRKQQDVWTPYTDWQRVSRSTSRVLTQENAGEFVAGFVAFPGMEDAYMELWGV, via the coding sequence ATGGATCGACGTACCAGAACAGCCCGCCTGCGGGGGATCTCGGCTGCCGCCATCGCGGTCGGCCTTGCGCTGACGGGCTGTGCCTCGACCGGAGGCGCCGATGCCACCGGAACCGACGGTGGCACCGACGCCACCGCCGTGAGCTACCGCGCTGCCGACGGCAGCTGTGACGCAGCCCCGCGCGAAGGCGTCGCCTTCGACGAAGCGGAGACCCTGATCGAGAGCTTCCGCCAGCAGGCCGACAGTCTGCTCCAGACCGAACCGTTGCCTGCGGCGATCCCTGAGGGGACGACGGTGGCCTTCCTGAACAACGACACCCCGGTCGCTTCTCTGATGTACGAGAACATGGTGCTCGCGGCAGAGGCCGCCGGCGTCGAGCTGCAGAATGTCAGCACGGGCACCGACGCGCAGAGCATCAATTCGGCGTTGAACTCGGTCGTCGAATCCGACCCCGACATTCTGATCTCCACCTCAGTCGACGCCGTGTTCTTCCAGGACCAGCTGACGCAGCTGCAGGAGCAGGGCACTTCGATCGTCTACGCCTCGCAGATGAACGCCGAGGAGTACGGCCTCGATGACACGCTCGGCGGTTACAACGGGTCACTTGTCAACGGCGAGCTGCTCGCCGCGAGTGCCATCGCCTTCACCTGCGGTACCGGCACCGACTTCGTCTACTACAACATCCCCGAGCTGAGCTTCTCTGCAGTGGTGCAGGGCGCGCTCGAGGAGAAGCTCGCAGAGCTCTGCGCAGATTGCACGCTGCGCGTGGTCGACATCTCCATCCTCGAGTCCAGCCCCGCCGATGCGATCGTGAGCGACCTGCAGGCGAACCCCGACACCGATTTCTTCGTGACGACAGGCGATCAGTTCCAGATCGGGCTGCAGGAGAAGGCCGAACTCGCCGGGCTCACCAACGCAGTTGGGCTCGGTCAGGGCTCGCTGCCGCAGAACATTCAGCAGACCGTCGACGGGCAGCAGATCGCGGCGCACGCAGTCGACTTCAGCATGTTCATGTGGGCGCTGCTGGACGAGGGGCTGCGCAAGCAGCAGGACGTCTGGACACCCTACACCGACTGGCAGCGCGTCAGCCGGTCGACCTCGCGCGTGCTCACTCAGGAGAACGCCGGGGAGTTCGTCGCAGGCTTCGTCGCCTTCCCGGGGATGGAAGACGCCTACATGGAACTCTGGGGCGTCTGA